The stretch of DNA AGCAGACCCGCGGCGTGGAGTGCGAGTACGGTCGCCGTCCGTCGCGGTGCGCCGAGGGCGACCCCGACAGCGGTTCGGACGGCCGGGACCGCCGCGTCCCCGTCCGCGAGACGGACGACGGCGGGGACGAGCAGTCCCCACGCGAGACCGGTTCCAACGGTGACGCCGACGAACGGGGCGACGTACACCACCGCCGAATGGAACGGTTCGGCCCCGAGCGCGTACGCGGCGTAGCGAATCGGCGTATCGACGACGAGGAAGAGCGTCGCGCCGAGGACGACGGCGGCGGCGTGGCCGGCGGTTGCGGCGGCGACGAGGCGCGTGCCGACGGTTCGGAAGCGGCGACCGAGGTTCCACGGCGACCCGGCGTCCGAGTCGGCGAGTGCGGCTTCGACCGCCGGGAGGCCCGCACCCAGTAGCGGAACGACCACGACGGGCGGAAGCAGGAGGGAAGCGAGCGGGTGGACGAATCCGGCGGCGACTCTGAGCGCCGTCTCGACGACGACGGCAAAACCGACGAGAGCGAGCGCTCGCGGTCGTTCGAGGGCGACGCGAACGCCGGAGCGAAGCGGGGAGGGCACGGCCGATTCCTCGCGAGAGGTGACAAAGCCGTTACGGTCCGCGGGTCGGACGGTCGGGACGCCGACTACTCCGAGAGCGCGTCGCCGGTCGTCCGACACGCGTTCGGAATCGCCTCGGCGACGTGTCGCTGGGCGACGTAGGTCGCGATTTCGCGCCGGACCCACCGGGCTCGAATCGCGTCGTCGTCGCCGTCGTCGCCCGGGGTGAGTTCGTCGTCCGCGCGGGAGAGGCGGGCGACGACCTTCGGTAGTTCGACGCCCGTCAAGAGCGGATAGTCGTCGGTCGCTCGCGCCGCCTCGACAGCCTCGACGGCGGCGGTGCGGTACGCCGCCACGTCGCCGGTCGACTCGACCGGGAACGACTCGCCGTCGGCCACTCGGTCCCGCAGCGTTCGGAACGCCTCGACGCCCGCGAGAAGCCTGTGCATTCGAATCACCGCCGCCGCCGGACGTTCGCCCTCGTACCGGTAGTTCCGAGCGTCTCGGGCCTCTCCGTAGAGGTCGTCCAGCGCCATCCCGGCGACGGTGTCCTCGATGTCGCGTTCGACGAACGTCGGTCGCTCGCCGTCCGTCTCGCGCGGAACGTCGTCGAGCGCCTCGCTCAGCCGACCGCCGAGCGTCGCTATCGCGCGTTCGAGTCGGTTATCGAGAGGTCGCGGTTCGTCGAGCGAGTCGGTGAATCGGTCGTAGACGTGGTTCGCGACGGCGACGTTCGCTCGGGCGCGTTCGACCGCGGCCGCCGTCTCGCCGACGGCGAGGGGGTTGTCGGCGTCGTACCGCCGTTGGGGTCCGGAGTTCAGATCGAGTTCGCTGTCGGCCCGTGCGACGCGGTGTTCGAACTCCTCGTGGACGAGTACCGCGCGGACGGGGTCGGAGCCGACGTACTCCCGTCGGTCGGTGAACGCCGAGAGGTCCTCGCGAACCGACGAAGCGCGCTCGGCCACCGCCGCCCGCGTCAGGTCCTCGTCTATCGCGCGCCACGCGCCGCGGAGATTCGCCGCGTGTTCGCGGGCGTCCACCGCGGCGTCGAGGCGTTCGTACGAGGACGCGGCGGCCGTCGCCCTATCGAGTGCGTCCTCGGCACTCGTCCGTTCGTGCGCCATCTCCTCGCGGATGGCCCCGTTGGGCACCTCTTCGGAACCCAACGGGTCGGGGACGGAGTCGAGTGCGGCCCGCGCCCGGGCGACGTTCTCGTCGACGAACGCCGTCGAGATATCGACCGGGAACGTCCGGGAAGCGTCGGGGAACTCCCCGCTCGCGACCGTCCGGAGCTTCGACCTGTCGAGTTCGGGGCCGGAGTCTCCCCGGCCGACGCCGAGTTCGGAGCACCCCGCGAGGAAGGTGCTCCCGAACAACGCGAGCGCACCCCGTCGGGTGGTGTCGAAGTCGCTCATCGCTCCGCCTCCGCGGTGGCGTCGCCGCGGTCGGTTCCGTCGCCCGCAGTCGCGGGGGCCGAGTCGTTCCCGGAGTCGCCCCCGCCGGAGTCGTTCACCGGTCGTCCGTCGGGGAGGCGACACCCGCCACTCCCGTATGTGGACGCGTAACTCCGTATCTCGTCGGGGTCGACGGTGTCCGGGACGCGGACGAACCACGCGACGGTGTCGTTCGCGTCGGGTTCGCAGGCGACGTCGGCGTCGCGGTAGCGACGCACGTAACTCGTTCGTATCTCCGCGTCGGACCACTGGACGTAACAGAACTCCCGTCGGTAACACTCGCCGACGGTCGACTGCTCGATGTAGACCGTCTCGGCGTCGTAATCGGTCGCATCGAGGAACTCGCGGGCCGCCTCGACCTCCGCGCCGTCGGTCGAAAACGACAGGGAGTCGGCCGCCTCGGCGTCGGTGACGAACGCGTTGTCCAGTCCGATTCCGTCGGCCGCCTCGGCGTCCGTCGTCTCGGTCGAACCGGTCCGGACGACGGGGTTCTCGCCGGACACCCGGAGGGAGTAGGTGTCGGCGTCGGTCGAAATCTCGCCGTTCGCGTCTGAGGAGTGGGAGCCCGCCGACCCGTTGTTCGTACCGGAACATCCGGCGAGGCAAGCGAGGATACCGGCGACTCCGTGGAGGGCACGCCGTCGTGTCAGGGGACGCATATTACCTGTGGTGCCGTCCCGTCCCGAAAGTATGTTTTGGAACGTGAATGTGTCTCAAATAAGTTTCTGTACTATACGAGATTATCGTTTATATTGAAGTGTCCGCCCGGAGAAGTGACGTACACCGATGCGAACGCGATTCCCCGCAGTCGTCGTCGCCCTCCTCCTCCTCACCGCCGGGTGTAGCGCGCTCACCGACGACCGACCGCCGAGCGACGAACGCGCGGTAGACGCCACAGCGAAGGCGGCGTCGGCCCTCGACCCGGTTTCGACGTATCGGTTCGCCCTCGACGGTACCGTCCGCGCGTCCGACGGCGACCGAACGCGAACGGTGGACGTAGACGGCGAGGGCGTCGTCGACACCCGACAGCGGAAGATGGCGTCGAACGCCACCGTCGACGGGAGGACACGCAGGCAGTATCTCGACGGCTACACGACCTACGCGGAGTGCGCCGAACCGTGGGACGGGTGGAGCGTCGAGAACGCGAGCAACTCGACGGAGTGGACGAAGCTGACCCCGCTCGGTCGGCAGGTAGAGATACTGCAACGGTCGAACGTCTACTGGGAGGGCAACCGGACGGTCGACGGCAACCGAACCGCCGTCGTCGTCGCCCACCCCTCGAAGCGGACGCTCACGTCGCTTCCGTCCGTCGGCCGGACGGCGACGGACCTCTCCGAAGCCGACGTCGACAACGCGACGCTCAGAATGTGGATAGACGCGGAGACGGGGCGTCCCGTGAAGTCCGAACTCGACGTCAGCCTCTCGACGGGAGGCGCGTCGGGCGAACTGGAGGCGACTACCCGGTACTACGGGTACGGCGAACCGGCGAACGTCACCATCCCGTCCTCGGCGCGGACGGACCGGTACGAAATCGGCTGTCCCGGCGAGTGACGGCGAGAGGCGTCCGCGTCGGTCGCTCTCGGCGTCGGTATCGGTATCCGCGTCGCGGACTCGCGGGCCTCGTTACTCGGAGACCTGCACGACCTGTTTCCCGATGTTGTCCCCGGAGAACAGTCCGAGGAACGCGTCGGGGGCGTTCTCCAACCCTTCGACGATAGTCTCGCGGTGTTTCAGTTCGCCGGACGCCACCCACTTTCCGAGTTGCTCGCTCGCCTCGCCGAACCGCGTCGCGTAGTCGCCGACGAGGAGGCCCTGCACTTTCGCCCGCGGCGCTATGAGCATCGGGAGTTTCCGCGGACCCGTCGGGACGCCCTCCTCGTTGTAGTGGGCGATCTGTCCGCAGACCGCGACGCGCGCGTCCAGATTCAGCTTCGTGAACACCGCGTCCGTAATCGGTCCGCCGACGTTGTCGAAGTAGACGTCCACGCCCTCGGGCGCGGCGTCGTCTAAGGCGGCGGCGTAGTCGTCCGTCGTCTTGTAGTTTATCGCCGCGTCGAAGCCGAGGTCCTCGGTGAGCCAGTCGGTCTTCTCGTCGGACCCGGCGAACCCGACGACGCGACAGCCGCTCAGTTTCGCTATCTGTCCGACGACCGACCCGACCGCGCCCGCCGCGCCGGAGACGACGACCGTATCGTCTGGCTTCGGTTCGCCGACGTCGAGCAGTCCGAAGTACGCCGTCCGCCCGGGCATCCCGAGCACTCCGAGGTACGCCGGCAGTCCGGCGACGTCCGGGTCCACGGGCGCGACGTCGGCGGCGTCGAGAACGGTGTAGTCGGCCCACGTCCCCTCGCCGGTGACGAAGTCGCCCTCCTCGTACCGGTCGCTCCCGCTCTCGACGACTTCGCCGACGACGCCGCCTTTCATCGGGTCGCCGACCTCCCACGGTTCCGCGTACGACTCGGTGTCTCGCATCCGGCCTCGCATGTAGGGGTCCACCGAGAGGTACCGAACGCGGACGAGGAGTTCGCCGTGCCTCGGCTCCGGTCTGTCGCTCTCGCGCAGCTCGAAGCAGTCCAGATCCGGTTCGCCCTCGGGTCGCTCTGCGAAGTACCACTCGCGGTTCGAGTCTCGCATACACGCGTTTAGAGTTCCCCCGGAAGATACCTTCCGGTCGCGGAAGTTCGAAGCTCGAAAGGGGGGCGGGCGCGGAGGGGCCGACTCAGTTTCCGCCCAGCACCCGTTTGAACAGCGTGAAGGTGAGGAGGGTAAAGAGCAGGCCGTTCAACATCCCTTGGCTCGCCGCCAGCAGTTTGGCCCCGCCGCCGAGCGGATTGATGTCGCCGTACCCGACCGTACTGAAGCTGATGTAACTGTAGTAGACGGTGTCGAAGAGGACCTGTGCCGCCGACTTGTCGACGAGGCCGGGCGCGAACACGCTTCCGGCCTGCGTCAGGAACGGGCCGCCGAGGGCGTACACCAGACCGAACAGCATCGGCGAGAGGAAGGTGAGCGCGGCGATTCGGGGGAGCCGGTTGCCGTACCCGCAGGTCACCTGCATGATGAGGTTGAGGACGACGCTGGCCGCCTTCTTCCCGCGCGCCCAGACGTTCAGCGAGTACTCGTTGAGGAGGATGTCGAGGTTCTTCCGCCGGTTGTAGTAGTAGCGTTTGAACTCGAACTCCCTGCTTGCGGGCGTGTCGCCGACGGCGTCGGCGCTGTCCTGCGCCTTCCGGTACGTCTCCTCGATGATTTCGTCGGTCATCTCGACGGCGAACTGTCCGGTGGCCTCGTTGCCGACGAAGTCGTGAATCGTCCAGTCGTTGCGTTCGAGGTACGCGTGGTGGTTGCTGAAGTCGAAGTGGTCGAAGTCGGTGAGACAGAACCGGAAGTGGTCGAGCAGTTCGTGCTCGTTGCCCTCGCCTTCCAGTTGGAGGTTGCCGAGCGTCGCCCGCGTGAAGTCGTACGGCGTGGCGTCGCCGGTGACTTGCGCTATCGTGCCGCCGTTTATCGTCGCGTCGGTGAGGTCGATGTACGTATCGCGTTCGCCGCCGAGCAGGCGGAACTTCGCCGTCTCGTGGAACACCGCGCGTCGGAAGTTACAGCGCTCGTGGAACGTGGCGTCCCAAAACGAGACGTTCGTGAAGTTGGCCGACTCGAACACGGCGTCATCGCGGAACGTCGCCTCCTTGAACGACGCGTTCTCCTCTAAGTGTCGCGTCTTCCCCTCGAACACCGCCCCGCGGAACTCCGCCGGGCCGTAGAACGTCGCCTCGCGGAAGCTCGCGTCCTCGTTGAACCGCGCTTCGTCGAAGCGCGTCCGGGCGTCGAACGCGACGTCGTCGAACGTCACGTCGCCGTCGAACTCGGCCTCGACGGCGACGACGGCGTCGCCGAACCGGCTCCCGTCGAAGACGGTTTCCCCGTCGAACGCCGCGCCGGTGAGTTCGAGCTCGCCGGAGACGTCCAGACGGTGACAGTCCGCGCGCGCGGTGAACGTCGCGCGGTCGAAGTTGAGCGGCCCTTTGAACGTCGCGTCCTTGAAGTCGGCGTACCGGAAGCGGGCCAACTTGTAGTCGGCTTCCTCCTCGAACACCGCCCCCTCGAACGTCACGTCGTCGCTCGTCGTCCGACTGCCGCCGTTGAACTCGACGCCGCGGAACTCGGCCAGTCGCATGAACCGCGCGTCCTCGAAGCTCACGTCGTCGTCGAACCGGGCCTCGTCGAAGTCGGCGACCTGTTGGAACGTGGCGGCGTCGAACCGCGCGTCGCCGCCGAACACCGCGTGTTCGAAGTCGGAACCAGCGGTGAACTGCGCCCCCTCGAAGGTGACGTAGTCGAACGTCGCCTGCCGGAAACTGGCGTCGTCGCGGAACGTCGCGTCGGCGAAGGAGACGTGGTCGTCGAGGACGTGACTGCTACCGCTCGTTTCCGCGTTCCGGAAGTGGACCTGACCGTGGAACGTCGCCTCGGCGAAGCTCGTATCGCTTCGGAACGTCGTCTCGTCGCAGTTCACGTCGCCGTGGAACACCGCGCCGTCGAATCGGACGTCCTGTTGGAACGTCGCCTCCGCCGTCGTGACCCCCTCCCGCACCGTCAGGTCGTCCGCCTCCACGACGCCCGTGACGACGGCGTCCTCGAACTTGAGGCGGCCGACGGTCGCCTCCCGGAGGATGAGCCCTTGGTCGAGGCGGCCGTGCGTGAGGTCGATGCCCTCGATGTCCGCGTGCTGGAAGTTGAGGACGTGGTTCGTCGAGCCGTTGACGTCCTGATAGGTGAGCGAGAGGTGCGGCAGGTCCGCACCGACGTACTCGTTGACCCGCGTGTCCGGAGATTCGAGGTTCTCCCGGAGGTCCTCGAGGATGTCGTCAGCCGTCACGTCGTGTGCGGCGCGTTCGTCTCGACTCATGTGGAAGACGCAGTACTCGCTCTCGGGGTGGGCTTCGTGCGGGCACTCCCACGTCGCTTGGAGTCGGGCGTCCGTCCGCGTGGAGGGGTCGAAGCGGTACCGGCAGTTCGACGACGACTTCGGCGTGGGGAGGGATTCGTTTCTCGACATGGCTATGGCGTCACCGTCCTCCCTCCCGCGCGAGGCGATTCGACGGGGGAGGGGGTTCGTCTGTTCACGTATTTCATACGTTCTGTCATATAGTTTCGGTACCCGTTCGGGCGTCGCATCCGACGGAGTCGGTCGGTGCGGCGGTCAATCGAGCACCGACCGGCGTTCCTCCGGCGAGAGTTCTGCGTGGACGGCGTTGGGCGAACAGTGCTCGCACTCGCAGGCGGGGTTGGTGCTCCGGTCGTACGTCCACACCGGGTAGCCGAACAGGAAGAACGCCTCCATCTGGTGGCGTTCGATGACCGCATCGGCCGCCTGCCCGCAGTTCGGGCACCACTCCTCGTCGTCGGTCGGTTCCTGAAACGTCACCTTCCGACGGCCGAACCCCGCGTTCGAGTACGCCTCCGACCGCGACATCTCGACGAGGTCCTCGGCGGGGTACGGGGCCGCGTCGATTTCGTTGTCGAAGCCGGTTTCGGAGGCGACGTCGGCCGAGAGATACGGTCCGACGCGGACGGTGTTGTCGTAGCCGACGAAGTGGACCGTCACGTCGGCGTCTCGGCCTTCGACGCGAACGTCGTGACCGTGGCCGACGAGGTACAGTTCGAGGTTCCGCCGCGCCTTCGTCAGTTCGATTTCGTGGTCCATGCCGACGGCGTAGACGCCCGTCGTGGGGTCCGTCGCCGTCGCGGACTGCCGCCACCCGACGGTCGAAACGTCGTACTCCTCGGGGGAGGCGGTCGGCGAAACGTCGTCGGCGTAGACGTTCTCGGCGCCCGGCGCGGAGAACTCGCCCTCGGCGGCCTCGGCGGCGACGAACACGTCCTCGGCGTCGGTGACGACCACGTCGCCGTCAACCTGTTCGACGTAGCCGTCTTCGAGGCTGCCGCCGATGGTGGTCTCGGCATCGCCGCGTTCGTCGGGCCGTTCGACGTCGATTGACTGGTGGGTGAACACGTACTCCGCGTTGCGGACGGCGAAGTCGCCGCCGACGCTGTTCGTCGTCACGAACACGTCCGCCGGGTCGAGTAGTTCGACGGGCGGTCGTTCCGAACCGTTGAGCGTTACGTCGCCGTCGTAGGTCGTGGTGTCGTCTGTCATGGATGGGTTTCAGTCGCGTTCCGCGTCGGGTCGTCGAGTCGTTCGGACCGCGCCGGCGACCGGCGGACGGTCAGTCGCGTCTCGGTGTGAAGCGCCAGTTCGTGTTCGGGGTAGGTGTGGTACGTCTCGTAGCCCGTCGCGCCGACCGAGATGGTCGTCCACGCCTCCGGGGCGAACCGGTAGGCGACCGTCGCCTCGTCCGGGCCGGAGAACGCGTCTAGGGGCCGGCCGGTGACGGTCGTCGTCGCGTTGAGGCGGTCGCCGCGGAACCGGAACTCCCGTTCGACGCCGACCGAGAGCGGCGTCTCGTGCGTCGGTTCGGCCGACAGCGGCCTGCACGAACAGAGTTCGTGGAAACCGAGCGACGGGAGGCCGACGTAGTGCGACTCGCCGATTACCGTGAACGCGGCCGGGCGGCCGAGGAGTTCGTCGGGGTGGACCGCCTTCACGTCGAGGCGGTCGAAGTCGGGGCGAGTCCCGGCGTACGCGAAGTACAGTTCGGAGGGAGCGTCGGAGTGGGTGTCTGGGGACATGATCAGGTGTCGACGAGGATGTCGTAGTTGGGATGGAAGATGGAGTTCACCCGCACGCCGTTGTAGCGGGGGACTGGACGCCACCGGGCGTCTCGATAGCGGTCGGAGTACCGCCGAACGTAGTCGGTCCCGTCGGCGACGGGGAGGGACCGACGCTCGCCGGGGGCGAAGACGTAGAACCGCTCGACGCGTTCGACGTCGCCGTCGGAGTCTATGTCCTCCACCGCCCAGTAGGGGAGTTGCCGAGTGAAGCCGGCGGCTCCGACCGTGTTGAGGAACGCCTTGT from Halopelagius longus encodes:
- a CDS encoding NADP-dependent oxidoreductase; translation: MRDSNREWYFAERPEGEPDLDCFELRESDRPEPRHGELLVRVRYLSVDPYMRGRMRDTESYAEPWEVGDPMKGGVVGEVVESGSDRYEEGDFVTGEGTWADYTVLDAADVAPVDPDVAGLPAYLGVLGMPGRTAYFGLLDVGEPKPDDTVVVSGAAGAVGSVVGQIAKLSGCRVVGFAGSDEKTDWLTEDLGFDAAINYKTTDDYAAALDDAAPEGVDVYFDNVGGPITDAVFTKLNLDARVAVCGQIAHYNEEGVPTGPRKLPMLIAPRAKVQGLLVGDYATRFGEASEQLGKWVASGELKHRETIVEGLENAPDAFLGLFSGDNIGKQVVQVSE
- a CDS encoding pentapeptide repeat-containing protein; its protein translation is MSRNESLPTPKSSSNCRYRFDPSTRTDARLQATWECPHEAHPESEYCVFHMSRDERAAHDVTADDILEDLRENLESPDTRVNEYVGADLPHLSLTYQDVNGSTNHVLNFQHADIEGIDLTHGRLDQGLILREATVGRLKFEDAVVTGVVEADDLTVREGVTTAEATFQQDVRFDGAVFHGDVNCDETTFRSDTSFAEATFHGQVHFRNAETSGSSHVLDDHVSFADATFRDDASFRQATFDYVTFEGAQFTAGSDFEHAVFGGDARFDAATFQQVADFDEARFDDDVSFEDARFMRLAEFRGVEFNGGSRTTSDDVTFEGAVFEEEADYKLARFRYADFKDATFKGPLNFDRATFTARADCHRLDVSGELELTGAAFDGETVFDGSRFGDAVVAVEAEFDGDVTFDDVAFDARTRFDEARFNEDASFREATFYGPAEFRGAVFEGKTRHLEENASFKEATFRDDAVFESANFTNVSFWDATFHERCNFRRAVFHETAKFRLLGGERDTYIDLTDATINGGTIAQVTGDATPYDFTRATLGNLQLEGEGNEHELLDHFRFCLTDFDHFDFSNHHAYLERNDWTIHDFVGNEATGQFAVEMTDEIIEETYRKAQDSADAVGDTPASREFEFKRYYYNRRKNLDILLNEYSLNVWARGKKAASVVLNLIMQVTCGYGNRLPRIAALTFLSPMLFGLVYALGGPFLTQAGSVFAPGLVDKSAAQVLFDTVYYSYISFSTVGYGDINPLGGGAKLLAASQGMLNGLLFTLLTFTLFKRVLGGN